The window CTGCGTTGCTACCTCTGGCACCATTTGATACCAAGAATCATTGCTCACTCTCTTGCCAAATGCTTAGAAACACACAACCTAACACAAATCTGCTGGAAAAAGTGCATGCCGGGCAACGTCAAAAATTCGAAGCTGGACAAGTCCGAGGAGGGCTGTATCGTCAACTGCGTCGATCGCTTCCTGGACCTTAATTTCCTGACAATCAAACACCTCAACAACATGCGGTCATAAGGTTCGCTGCACGTCTCTCGACCAGCCATGGACgatgtatatatatatttgGGCATAAGTTGGCTGCACCAACTACGACGACCGCCTTCCGTTCTGGCCGTTGGGAGGCAATTTCACGCTGAAGCCCGGCAAGGCCAGGGAGGGTACCATGCGAGTTGGGAAACATCGACATGCAAGTCGGACGAGCGAATACTACATGAATAGCGCATGTCGCTCATGCGTCCAAAATGAGCGTAATTGTTGCCCAAAGGCGTCTTTCCGTCTTTTGTCCAGGAGACTACGAGATATCACCCAAGTCTGCGGTTGCCCGGCGGCAGATGAAGTTGTGGCCTGATATGCCTGTATCGTCCATTTGCAATGTAGTTGCGTTTGTATCAAATGCGCCTTTTGATTTCCGACGTCCATGGGTCGGCACCCAATAACAGACCAACCCGAACCAAAGAAAATCTCGTCACTTCCAGGGGTAACAAGATTACACCAGAGACAGCTTGTTCGCGGCAATGTCCAAAGCATCAACGTCGGGGGTAAGACGGGCGTAGGCTTTCTTGGAACCATCGGGGCTGTTGCAGTGTCAGCGATCGAGTTGCATGCACCGGCCGGCCACGAGGCAAGGGTGATCGCGGGCCGGATGGAGGTGGAACGAACCGGATGAGGGTATTGATCTTGACGGTGTCGATGTCGTACAGCTTCTTCAGCGCCTGCTTGATCTGGGCCTTGTTggccttgacgtcgacgatgaagacgagCGTGTTGTTCTCCTCCATCTTCTTCATGGCGCTCTCAGTGTTGAGGGGGTGGATGACGATCTTGTGCTCGTCGAGACGAGGCAGATGGGGAATCGACTTCCGGGGGTACTTGGGAGCGCGGGAGACGACTAGGGTCTTGGGTCGGTGGAAAGACGTGCTCAACCGGACCTTGCGCTGCTTGTGCGAGTGCGACTGTGGAGGGCATGACGGTTAGCGACGGTCGTCCGCATCCTCGAAGCCATCGATGACGAGAATCCGGATGGGAGGTTTGAGAAAACTTACGCCCTTGAGAGCAGCCTTGGCAGCAGCATTTGCCTGCTTGGTGCCCTTGGGGGCGGCTACAGTAGAAGTTGCATCAGCAATCGCTCTTTTTTCAGAACTCGCAAAATCTGCTGCTGCATGATGCGCGAACAATGTGGCGACGTTGTAGCTGGTGCTCCATGGACAAATATTGAAATCCAATTCATCGCCAGCGTCATTATCCCGTACCTTTCTTGCCTTTCGTGGTGTCCTTGCCGGCGGCCATTGTGTCGGTGGTCGTGTCGTGATGCGGAGGTTGTCGACGTCCAAGATCGCAGCGCAGAAACACCTTTTTCTCGCCGCTGTGGGCAAAATTGTCGCTTAGGGCTGCTGGGGCGTTCCCCACCTCCAAGCATGCTGCTGGTGGCAGTTTGGTGTGGATTCATGTCACGTGATATAATGCCTTCCTGCAGCATATGACGTACTAGTATTATACTTGGTAAGTACATTTTCGAGAACCAGTATTAAGTAGGTAAATGGATTTTGGAGGCTGTAAATTTAACCTCATGAGGCGGCTCCTACCTACTCATACATGACGTTTCAACACTCGCCAAAGTCAACATATGCCAGTCAATGTTGTTGTCTTTCCAAACCACTAGGTGCGCAGATTCTAAAGATGAGCTTGCTCGACGAGAGAGTGGTTGCTCTGCTGGCCTCGATTTCCCCACTGGACAATCTAGCCTGTTCTAACTATTGGAGAATTTCAAGTCTAGTTATTTGATCTACTTGTCGGCAAATGTTTCGATGGGAACCAAGAAGAGGAAATCGTTGAAGAGCCTCGCCGCAGGCAGGCCACCGATGGCTAGGTCGGCCCGGTCCATGTCCAGCAAAGCCAGCCGGACTCTCATCAACAACCATCACCAACTACAGAAGATGCGTTTTCAAGCAGCGGCCAATGGAGACAAGGATTTAGAAGCAGCCATCTCCACCGAGATTGCCTCACTAGGTGGCTTGAACCAATACCAACAGGCCAGTCTCCATGGGCAGAGTATCGAGAGGGGAGGCGACACGTCGAAGATTCTCCTGAAGTGGCTTTCGGCCGATGAGCTGGCCGGTCTGGGCCGCCGGCCCTCGATGCTCGAAGTTGGGTCGCTGAGTACGCGCAATGCGTGCTCGACCTGTGGCCTCTTTGACGTCGTTCATATCGACCTCAACAGCCAGGAGCCAAATATTCTACAGCAAGACTTCATGGCACGCCCACTGCCGGAATCCGAGGCGGACAAGTTTGACGTCATATCGCTGAGCCTGGTCCTGAACTTTGTTCCAGACGCCATGAACCGGGGCCAAATGCTCCTTCGAACTCTTTCGTTTCTCCGTGACAGTGGCAAGCCATCACGGGACACGGCCGGCGGCCTTCCATTCCCATTGCTCTTCCTAGTCCTACCTCGAAGCTGCCTGGACAACTCACGGTACATGACGGCGGGCAAGTTGGAGGAGCTCATGGGAACGTTGGGATACGAGCTGGTCAAGGCCAAGTCAACTCAGAAGTTGGCGTACGGTTTATGGGGGAAAGCACGCCCTCTACCCTCGGCTGCCATAGAGTTCACCAAACGAGAGATCAACCCGGGGCGGACCCGAAACAATTTTTCCATCACGCTGAAGCACCCACCTACGCAGTCAACCTGAACGGCGCAGCTCCCTACTACCTGGACAAGTCGCGCCCTGTCAATCGGCCAAGCCGTTCACCCAGACCAATGGCAAGCGAAGCTGAGGGTCCGCGACGCAATCTCTCATGCTTTGGTCACGGCTGAAGGACGTCGGGTACCAACGGTCTCGTCGGCCCAATCGAGATGCCCGGCATGACTGCTACGAGGCAGATCAGCCTACGGATGCACTCCACAAGTCTTGGGACGCAGGCACACCAGGCTTGGGTGCTGCTTCCCAATGAGCTATCCATGTATGTCTTGGTATATTTGTCCGATTTGGTTCATTTTTTTACTGACGTCGTCCAATGTGCAGCCACGCCTTTCGAGGCCATCCACGACTCTGTTCATTTCAAGACGGAGATGAATTCGCCGGCCAGTTTGGCACGCTCGCTCATTGAGAGATTATGGCAGGATCCAGCAGGCGGGGCCATCGACACCATGACAGCACCACCAAATTGCATACTACTTTGTGCTGTTGTGGCGGTCACGTGCCCAAGGCTCCGATCGGGTAGCTTTCGTCGATGGGCGCATGGCTTCAGCGCTCATGGCACAGCCTCACGTTCGTGTCCGAAATTCCCAGCCCCCCTATGTGGTGCGATGGCGCAGACGAGCGaggatgggggggggggttcggtCAAGGCCGCTGGTTCGGAGCGGCGAGTGACAGCCGAACCTGATGAGCAGCTTCAGGTCCGAAGCTGGAAATGGCAATCATGGACAGGGGGTTGCTCTCGGGCAAAGGCGGGTTGCCAGGTCGCGAGACCGGCAGACTCCGCATGCCAGCGGCGATGGccgcgccgacctcgccgagatTGTCGCTCAGGAAGAGCCAGCGAGCGGGTGGGACGTTTGGGTGGCTggagaggatggcggcgtAGCTGGCGGGATCCGTTTTGGGTCCAGCGTTGACGGTATCAAACCAACCATCGATCATGGGCGTGAGATTGGCAGGTTGGGCAGTTGTGTGAGCAAAGAATAGCTTCTGGGCCGCGACGGAGCCAGAAGAGTATATCAGTATtttcttgccgccggcgtgaGCGGCCGAGATGACGGGTGCCACGTCGGGGAAGATGGGGGCTTTGAGTTTGCCGGATTCGTAGCCTGCCTGCCAGAGGTACCCTTGGAGCGCCTTCAAGTAGGGGGCTTTGACATCCCGCGCAACCAGATCGCGCACATGTGATTCAAAGGCGGCGCGATCCGCACGGAACTCCTCGGGGAAGGCGTCACGATACGGGGCAAAGCTGGGCAGCTGCCACTGACTGTCAAGGTGCGTGGTGAGCACGTCTAGCGCGTAGGGGAACTGGGGGTGCAGCGTGTCCTCGGGTCAGCTTTGGATGTGTCTGGACTGCCAGGGGATGAATATCAGGACATTGGCTCGCATCGCACTGGTAGCTGCAGGTGCCCTGGCCATGAAGTGTGCTCGCAGGACGCGAATGCTCGCACAAATGCTCGTACGCTGGGGCGAAACTCACCAGCACATCGTGAACGAATGAGATGGGACAGATGGTGCCCTCTGTACGGACGGTTTCAGGACGTCAACGGCACCGTTTCGACTCGGTGTCGGGTTTGCACTTTGCACGTCGGGAGGGGTGGCTACGAACCAATGTCAAAGACGAGCACGTCAAAGTCGGCAAAAGCCGCATCCGCCGCCATGTTGGAGATGCGTATCGATGGCCGCAGTTGAATCGCTCGAGTCAAGTCAGAATGGAGGATTGGTGAGAAGTGTTGAAGAAACCCGCCGCTGGTATTTGCGTACGAGGTGCGAGGAGGCGCTTGTGTGACTTTTTTTTCGGTTCGAGATGttttgcacatgtactgtaagtgtactgtactcggaggtgtattattacttacttactacaCGTACgaccatgtacagtactgcaagtatactgtactcggaggtgtgctgtacttacttactacagtacacgtacgacAACtaaagtacaggtacatgagTAATACTCGAAACAAGTACGTGGAAGTACGGTAAGAACTTGGCTTATGTGTACAGATACATCGCGGAGTACAagttcgtactgtacagtaagtacagtacttactccgcaaCTTCGAGTCTCGACGTTCAAGTGATGGACCTAccctgtacaagtaataatagctgcatgtacttgacagtacagagtacagtaaataAGTAAAtacactactccgtacacctacaataattacaatgtacatgtagtgtgctccgtacgtgtacaacTAATCCTATTAATACATTTGCATTGAATATCTGCCATTGTAAAGCACTAGCGCCAATGGGAGCGGCAAGACGAAAAGGGTTCTATGGGGAATATAATAGTGCGCTCAACAATGCCACCACGGCAGAGTGCTAGTGGTACATTAGGTTGCATTGGCCGAGGTACCTGACATTAGCCACAGGAACATCTGTCGGGCCCCAGCACCCAGCCAGCCACGCACACCACCCACCCGCCTCAACACCAAGTGACCACCAAGTTGGCTGCGACCATTGCGTTAGGATtacgagtacagcacagagtacggagcactcgcgGAGGAAGATTCATCCAAGTACTGCACCTAGTGGGTTGGCAAGAAAGCCcatgtgcctgtactgtacacctaagCCCAAGCGAGTGCAGCACTTTGCTacatttacagtactgtacgtgtactccgtcaACTTGCCTGGCAGAAACCCCCTCCACACCGACGGCAGAGACTCAGGTACAGGGTAGCAACGTTGGCGGTTCTCTCCTCGGCTTCCTGCGTCTTCAAAGCGACCGACGTCTGTTTCATTCATCCGGCTGATTTATTTCTACGGTGTCAACTGCGTGACAATGTCGCCGCGATCATGTCTCGTTCTGTTGGACTGCTGGGTCCGCGGAATGATCTAGCATCTTCTCCCGTCttctcgtccacctcggccgcctcgcctccaACATGCATACAGTACGCAAAAGGCTACCCCTCCCCTCACAcgcgcatgcatgcacatgcatgccgATCTACTGCTGGGTGTGAGTGCATAGGTGTACGATGTATGTATGCTACTATACACGTAGTAttgctcgtacttgtgctgcatGCACGCGTCGGTACACCGCATGCCGCTAAGACACGACTAGTAGGTGCCTTGGGTAGTGGCACGAGAAGAAGCCGGCAGACGACTGCCTACGACCGATAGTGCGTGCAGTAGCACCGCAGAAGTTCAAAACATGGCATCACCAAGAACCCCCCAAGTACACCGCGTACACGTACGCAGCATCTTCGCCCCAGAGGACATTGTCGTCGCATGCGGATCGCCCATTTTCCCATGCACAGAATAACCCGGATCCGAGGGTGCTTCTCCGCGGCttacaagtaatagtacGTTTCTCCCGCGATAGGTCGGGGTGCGAAACCCTGGGGATTCACGAGtcgactcgccgccgcagggtCAACAATAGGTATGCTCGAACGCATGAGCATCTCGTCAATGACGCAATGCATCCCGCCCTTTGTTTGTTCCGACGCATTGCGAAGACACATCACGGTGCACCTGGACGAATGATGCGACTCGATGGtatcgccgtcgcctggcAACAAGGCATGGATTCCTGCCACCCCCACCACCCTATAGACGTCTGTGGTATGCGGAACAGGCGGTGGCGAGTCGGTCGATTCACGCACCAGGTTCCGTCATACATGGAATAATAGTACCGCATGCACTCCGTGTCGACgagccgtacggagtacagcacgtgTATTGGCCACCTCGAACGCCGCCCTGGTCATGACGGTCTTGGTGAAACGCACCGTGTCAGGAGTGGGAGGCGACTGTACGACGACCAGGACACTGGTGCTAGGGGGGCAGCCAGGTGCAACCTGGATACGTGTTCCTGGCACTACCCGGACACACTCATCCCTGTGGCAGTCGAAATGCGGCCATCAGGCGACTATCGTTTCATCTTCTCTGCATAACACCAAGCACGCTCAGCCCGACCTACCCAGTGGCGAGAAGCAGACGCTCGCCATGCTGTGCGTACCGGGCCGAGCGACAGCCTTTTGGATGAAGTTGGGAGCAAAACAAACACCGGCAGTTCGACGTCGGGATGACACCAAGTCATGCTGCTTCTGCAGAATGTGCTGCATTCTAACGCCCAGGGGTTCCATGGACCACATGCGGGTATTTTACACTTGCTTTCCAGCATCGGTGCCTCGAGCTGTCTCGAATCTTCCATGAGCCACGGCGAGGTGGGCATATTCACCAGGTTTACGCCCCTGCCactgcttgtactgtacagtacatggcaagcactgtacatggtAAGCGCTGTACATGGCAAGTACTATGCCGTACTGCACCCCCCGTACAGGTGCATGCTAAGATACCTTGGGCAGTCTGCATGAGCAAGTACGcctagtacttaattacCTGCGCTCCGTGCCAAGGATGTGTAGGAGTATCCCAGGGAGTGATGCTCGAGAtacgcacggagtacatgcaatacTTGCATCACAGCCATTGCTTGTGTATGTGTGAAGGGGAACATGTACGTACGAGTTACAAGTACGTGTATGCGTACGtgtacaacaagtacggcgtactccgtacaactagcAGTATTACtcccgtacagtacggagtactagtacaggtacagtgctAGGGGCCGACTACCGCTTGTGGCCGAGGAAGGTactcaagtaagtaattactaggtaataTTAGTTGTGCTTGGCACTCACCAACTTAGGTGCACACCTCGCGTACAAGCAAGTTCGTGCACGTAAttctagtactactgcctactaggtacggagtactgaactgtacagtgcaagcaACACACCCAAAGAGCAACCGACTCGTGCAGGAAGGTACACTGTGGGCACCCAACACTCCCACCCCAAGGGACAGTGGGCAATGTGCAGGCTAGACCGGCGATCCATGGCCTAAACACCACcgacgtactccgtactgtacatgtacttgggtgcttGGGAGGGCACCGGTGCCTGATGGGCTGTCACTGCACCGCACTGgaagtacacgtacttacttgggcctacagcacatgcaagcACTCGTCGTATTCGTACCCGCAATCGTAGCCCCATCCCGGCCCCCCCAAAATACTACCATTAAGTAATACTAgactacctagtaggtagtaggtacgtGGCAATCCCCCGCGACATGTACAAGTtcaccaccagcaccacGCCTAGTGCGCATGTACCTGAGCGTACAGTGTGCTACTGTTCATCCACGGCACGGTACAGCACGGACGCACCTACAAGTGCTTccatgtaggtgtgctgtgctgtgctcggCATCAGCTGAAGCCTGCTCGCATCTACTTACCTGTGTCATGTACGCCAATGTATGCACGTGTGCATAAGGAATGCACCCAACTCGAGATCGAGTGCTCGACAGTGCAATTGACGTGCTTGTGACTGTGTGTCTGGATGCATATCTGCCGTGTACATTCCATCAGGTCCAATCATGGAGCTCTCAATCCGAGACAGAAGGTCGGCACATTCGCGTtccccgtacggagcacgccgTTCCCAGCGGCACctctacttactgtacggacaCCGTCCTGATGGTACTAATGCACTGCCAGCCGTACAGTGCGTCGCACGTGCAGCACCCACGGTACGTGCATGTTAGTACTCACacgtgctgtaagtacttgcgtacgTACGTACGCTTCCAGTTCTGCAGAGCGCCGTTTGGTAATTAGTTGGGCACCCAAATGCGAGCAGGTATTCCGCGTTCCTGCTCCGCAAATGCCATGAGCAGTCGTCAGGTAGCCgcctacggagcacggaaCTGATGCAACATCGGCACATCCATTCGTCAGCGACCGTCCGCaatgcagtacttgcttatgAACGCTCGCTCCGTGCGAGTTCGCTCGAGTACAGTGTCCCGGTGCGAGGAACCGTCACtcgagtgcggagtacagtgcggagtgccGAATGTCGCAATCGACGCACGGAGAACACGCCCGTGGTGACAGTACGGTCCGAACTCGGAGGTTTCCGTGTGGGCTGTCCGCTCCCCACAATGCCATGACAAAACAGTACCTGGGGATACATAAACGTAATGCACATGCACCCTGAAACTGTACCAGTTCATCGATTGGTGCCGGCGTAGTTGCACGGAGAGGTACCTGTAagtgtaggtacttgcatcacGTAGGTGCATACGTGCTCGCGTACAGTGTACACCGTACGCACAGGTACAAGTGGCTGTCCTcgctcgtcatggccgcaCGTGCCCGACCAGCGCCCAGCGCCCTGCCTTACCATGTACCTATACAGTGCAATTACCGTGCGCGTGCCTGCCACGCCGAACTTGGCACCCACGATATTACGTCCCTTGCAGGTACAGGCACCTGGAACACCTTGTACCGCTACtcgcttgtacttgcaggtaataatactgtactcctACAGGGCCGTATGGCAGGTGCTGCTTGTCACACCACTGGCCCTTGCACGAAGCTGGCTAGGCCAACCCACCCGCAGCGGCGTTGGCGGAATCTCCGCTGCTTGCAGCCAGCTGGCGCGCTGTATCAGCCAGCACTCCGTGTCGCCGCGCCGGTTGACACTGTCGGGTCACGATGGCTGCTCGTCATTTCTTGCGTGTGGAGGCGCCACCGGCCGTGCCAATCAGCAACCACTAGGCGCTGCTTCATTGGCAGCCTGGTCCCACCCTCGCATTCGCCATACCGTGTACCAAGTGCCATCCTGGACGGCCGCGCACCGTGCTGACTGGCTAGGCATCGACCAGGAGACCTTCCTCGGCACCCGAGGAGCAAGGCGGCCGGGCAGAGGGGAGCACGAGTAATGAGCCTGCAACGGTGAAGCCTGAAGGCATGAAGGCAGCCGCCGTATGAAACCCTGCGAACCGTTCTCCCTACGGAATACCTGTTTCCACCCGACTattgcggctgcggctgctgctgctgctgctcctcgagggGGCCTGACGGCTATGACGGACCGATGGATACCTTACTGCTTGTACCTACATTAGTACTTGCACCATTACGGGGtgcccgtacggagtacgtacttgtacatgtaaacaACGCCCAAGGAGCCCGCACTGTGCAGATACGCTCACCCCTGCCACGTATCCGTTCTCGACTCCCAGCCAGGTGCCTTGCCGCCTCCGCCAATGCTGCCGGCTTTCGCACTGCGGATACGCCCCTTCGTCCTCTGCCAATCTTCGTCCGCCGTCATGCCACACCGCTCGGCACAGTGCCCCGGCACAGTGTACCCAGCACTGCCGCTAGCTCTCCGTTGCACCGCCCGCCCACCACCGTTGGGCTACCTGGTCGTTCGGCCCAGGTGAGTGACGCATTCCCCTTTCCGATTCTACATCGTTCCATCCCAGCCCAGCCCAGCCCAgcccatcctcctccactCACTCCTCCACTCCTCATCAGTCATCACCGCCATTCCCTTCCTCGAatcgtccgtctcgtcgcccTTTATTGTTTCGATTTCTTTACCGTCGCCATCCCCTCTTTCCGTCTCCCATCTCCTCCTTCAGCATCTTTCTTCCCATCATCAAGGCCAGGCTTGACCTTTCTTTCTTCCCAAGCCTGCTTCCGtttcccctcccctcccctcctctcccctcgtCATCCCCGCCAGCGTTGCTCCTCGGTCctctccatccatccatcctacTGCACCACGTCCTCGCCTTTGGCCGGCGTCATCTCCATCCATCTCCCATCTCCCGCACCACCTGCAAGCCTTGGGATCCGACTAATCGACCCATTGCCATCGGTCCGCCAAGGTCTAGTGAAAAACGAGGGCGCCGCTCCTTGCCTCCGCCCATCGGTCCAACCACGTCCAAGTTCATCGGTCTCGCCTTTGTTACTGGTTCGAATCAATTGAGCGACGCACGCGAGCATCAGATCCTCGTCCACCGTCCGTACGCAAGTGTGCCACGCCTTCCGCACCCGTTGCTCCGCTCGGACGACCAGCTTCAACGTTTCCATCTCCTGCCACTCTCACTACTTCCCACCTGGCATCGGACCGCGGAATCGAGGCCAACACCCAACACACGAGCTACACCCGTTGGGTCGTCGGGGTCACCCCCTTTCGACATCTCCGCCATCGACACTCGAATTTGACTTGCATCACGCCGGCTCCCTCGTTCTGCAATCAAGCTTCCTTCCCGGCGAGCCAAGCCCTCCTCTTGGCTCCAGTTTGACTGGGCCGGATACCTCTCTGCATAGCACGCTGCCGCCTCATTCTATAGTGGTCTCGCCGCTCTAGCCACTCGACGACTCCGTCCCACGCCGTCGCTTCTCCGGTCAACTACTGCCGTCTCTTGTGAGGCATGCTTTTTGCCGACCAAAATTGAACGATCTCATGTCATTCTAACGATTTCCCTACTCTTCTCGCCCCCCTCGTCATCTGGCTCCCCAGCGCTCTACTCAACCCGTGTTCATACCTTCGTTTCCTTTGTTGGGTCCTGTTCACCATATATTAAATGAGCTGTTGAGTCTGCCCCTGGCAAGCTTggtctccccccccccccctcgtcggTTTTGGACGCCTCTACTACGCCTTGGACGCGTCCTACACCTGTACATTTCAACTACTTGTCTTCTCTCGTCACCATCACCTCTTTCGAACCAACTCCCCTGCTTATCTGAATTACACATCCCGGAAAACACATTCAAAAGCTACGCCGCCTCCCTGTACCGACGGCTGTACCCTGTCTTCAGCACGATCCCCGAGCATACCGACAAAGCGACCAAGTCTTGTAACATTCTTACCTTTCTACTTGCACCCCGCATCTCACTCTTTGATACCTTTCCTTTCCACTCTTTCTTCTCATtcttcctccatcctcctcaGCTATGGAATGCTTGAGGGAGAAGTTTGTCGGAGGCGTCCTCCTTGATGGACGCTTCCAAACCATATCCCCGTTGAACCACGGCTCCTTCGGCATGGTTTTCATGGCTCAAGATCTCCTAACCAACCAGCCTGTGGCCATGAAGTGCGTCACCAAGAAATCGACGTCTGGCGAAGCCGGGCTCGACTTTGCCGTTGACGACAAATCCGAGGAGCTTGTTCTGCACCGGAGCCTTGGTTCGCACCCGAACATTGTCAACCTCATCCACCACTTTGAGACGGACGCCCATTTGTACCTGGTCATGGAGTTCTGTTCCCAAGGTGACCTCTACGAGGCAATCCGGCACGGCCACGGACCCTTGCAGACGGAGCATGTTCGCCAGTTCATGCTGGaactcgtcgatgccgtctccTACATTCACTCCAAGGGCATCTACCACCGCGACATCAAGCCGGAGAACATCTTCCTCACCCAGGACGGCGCCATGAAGCTCGGCGACTTCGGCTTGGCCACGACTGACAAATGGTCCTACGAGATGACGGTGGGCAGTGATCGTTACATGGCGCCGGAGCAGTTCGACTCCGCGGGGGCTGGGTATTCGCCTGCCTCTGCTGATATTTGGGCCATCGGCATCTGCTTGCTCAACATTCTCTTCTCGCGGAACCCCTTCACCACGCCGACGGAAGCCGACCCGCTGTTTCTCGACTTCTCGCGCGACAAGCAGAGCCTCTTCGACGTGTTTCCCGACATGTCGCAGGATACATACGAGGTGATTGTTCAGTGCATGAATCTGGACCCGAAGAAGCGATCTTTGGTCGGCGCGCGCGACGCCCTCCGCCGCGTCGTGAGCTtcaccaccgacgacgagtctCTTGACGACTTCTGCGGAGCCGAGAAGGCGACTGTGGCATCGGCCAACCGCGAGCCCCTCCGCACGCCATCCATCCAAAGCCCCCACCCCGATGCCGGGGCCTTCCCGTGGGCCAAGGCGTTGCGTGCGAGCTCCAACCACCCCGGCCGCAAGCTCAGTGCGATACCTGATGACGAGAGCTACACCGAGGACCTCTTCTCCAAGTCTGGCGGGACTGTCGATTGGTGCTCCGCCAGCGCACAGACtccgtcgatggcgtcgattCCCGGTTCCCAGCTTGGCCTGGCCATGAAGTCTCTTGCGATCAATCCCCT of the Drechmeria coniospora strain ARSEF 6962 chromosome 01, whole genome shotgun sequence genome contains:
- a CDS encoding serine/threonine protein kinase; translated protein: MECLREKFVGGVLLDGRFQTISPLNHGSFGMVFMAQDLLTNQPVAMKCVTKKSTSGEAGLDFAVDDKSEELVLHRSLGSHPNIVNLIHHFETDAHLYLVMEFCSQGDLYEAIRHGHGPLQTEHVRQFMLELVDAVSYIHSKGIYHRDIKPENIFLTQDGAMKLGDFGLATTDKWSYEMTVGSDRYMAPEQFDSAGAGYSPASADIWAIGICLLNILFSRNPFTTPTEADPLFLDFSRDKQSLFDVFPDMSQDTYEVIVQCMNLDPKKRSLVGARDALRRVVSFTTDDESLDDFCGAEKATVASANREPLRTPSIQSPHPDAGAFPWAKALRASSNHPGRKLSAIPDDESYTEDLFSKSGGTVDWCSASAQTPSMASIPGSQLGLAMKSLAINPLRFPKVSPTAGSLPINMGKPLAPSMSMIFGRGKDTVSKSWSDMWDEDEEQELERQLESLQALNSRTWSHESREAVKQADKPEPESSHRIEGDVDDDLVADGFFFQDASSKKSPPATPRYSPPPRRFRFDKWAALGERRRRQASTVESDETLGLKSHQIGFGYKSYDAGVWDQPFSQKTNNNNYNNHHSIKGSGRDRAKECPRNHARDWNWRRNKRLDLGDLEWVGGW
- a CDS encoding enolase-phosphatase, translating into MAADAAFADFDVLVFDIEGTICPISFVHDVLFPYALDVLTTHLDSQWQLPSFAPYRDAFPEEFRADRAAFESHVRDLVARDVKAPYLKALQGYLWQAGYESGKLKAPIFPDVAPVISAAHAGGKKILIYSSGSVAAQKLFFAHTTAQPANLTPMIDGWFDTVNAGPKTDPASYAAILSSHPNVPPARWLFLSDNLGEVGAAIAAGMRSLPVSRPGNPPLPESNPLSMIAISSFGPEAAHQVRLSLAAPNQRP
- a CDS encoding Zn-finger protein gives rise to the protein MNAAQTGVENLDLEKLNDQDKADLRQFLANEQQRSQIQSQTHNLTQICWKKCMPGNVKNSKLDKSEEGCIVNCVDRFLDLNFLTIKHLNNMRS
- a CDS encoding 60S ribosomal protein L25, coding for MAAGKDTTKGKKAAPKGTKQANAAAKAALKGSHSHKQRKVRLSTSFHRPKTLVVSRAPKYPRKSIPHLPRLDEHKIVIHPLNTESAMKKMEENNTLVFIVDVKANKAQIKQALKKLYDIDTVKINTLIRPDGSKKAYARLTPDVDALDIAANKLSLV